Proteins from one Vibrio pomeroyi genomic window:
- a CDS encoding cupin domain-containing protein, whose translation MFNMDFSKRLVIETEPLDWVASPAKGVWRKPLEREEKESGHTTSVVKYDPQSSFSEHPHPQGEEIFVLEGIFSDETGDFPAGTYIRNPPGSAHSPSSKDGCTILVKLNQFDARDLTQVRINTLETEWLPGIGGLQVMPLHEFEHEHVALVKWPVGERFQPHRHFGGEEIFVLSGTFKDEHGEYPKHTWMRSPHMSEHFPYVEEETVILVKTGHLPID comes from the coding sequence TGCAAAAGGAGTGTGGCGTAAGCCGTTAGAAAGGGAAGAGAAAGAATCAGGTCACACAACCAGTGTGGTTAAGTACGATCCTCAATCTTCATTTTCTGAGCACCCGCACCCGCAAGGTGAAGAGATCTTCGTATTAGAGGGTATCTTCTCCGATGAAACCGGAGATTTCCCAGCGGGCACTTATATCCGTAATCCACCGGGTAGTGCGCACTCTCCATCGAGTAAAGACGGCTGCACGATCTTGGTTAAGCTTAATCAGTTTGATGCGAGAGACTTAACTCAAGTCCGTATCAATACACTAGAAACGGAATGGCTTCCGGGCATTGGTGGCTTACAAGTCATGCCACTGCACGAGTTTGAGCACGAACATGTCGCGTTAGTGAAGTGGCCTGTCGGCGAACGCTTTCAGCCACATCGTCACTTTGGTGGTGAAGAGATCTTTGTATTGTCGGGCACTTTCAAAGATGAACACGGCGAGTATCCGAAACACACATGGATGCGCAGCCCTCACATGAGCGAGCATTTCCCTTATGTGGAAGAAGAGACAGTCATCTTAGTGAAAACAGGTCACCTGCCGATCGACTAG
- a CDS encoding helix-turn-helix domain-containing protein, giving the protein MKFQTTPDLISLVKGELADHYLEKSTLSLGEISFLLGFKEANSFIRAYSNWKGVSPGIYREQVH; this is encoded by the coding sequence ATGAAGTTTCAAACAACCCCAGACTTGATATCGTTAGTCAAAGGTGAATTAGCCGATCACTATTTGGAAAAATCGACACTGTCACTGGGCGAGATATCCTTCTTACTGGGATTCAAAGAAGCCAACTCATTTATTCGTGCGTACAGCAATTGGAAAGGGGTATCACCAGGTATCTACAGAGAACAAGTTCATTGA